In the genome of Candidatus Binatia bacterium, the window TTCGTTGCCCTCGATCCATCTGGGCGGATCCAAAAACGAATGCAGGTAAACGCGTGCCACCCCTCGTGGGTGTGCTGACACGTAGCGACGCGCACACTCAATGGAATCGAAGAACAAGACACGTCCTTTATCCGTGTGTACCTGAACTGCGAACCGGCGATCGGCGATCGTCATCTGGCACTCGGTACATTGCACCGGAGCGGCGGGCAGCTCCACGGGCCCGCGAGGCTGGCATTGTAAAGCTGCGCTCGCGAGTGCAATCACCATCAACGCACGCAGTCGCGCTCCCCCACTCCTTCGCATCCGCGACATCCCTACGAGTTACTGGGGAGACCCGCCCGCTCTTGTCGACGAAGAACTCCGCCACAACAGCCAAGCACCGATAACCCCACATAGTCCCGCTAACACCAGACCAATGCCGCCCAGGTGGGGTAACGAGACAGCAGTGAAGTTGAGAAGATTTTTGCTGCCGATCAACGGAGGCTGGTAGGACATTCCCGGGATCTTGATGGGAGCCGTGGGATCCAAATTGTGGCCATAGTCGTAGCCCCAAAGGTAGAAATCGACCAGGCCGACCACGCCTAGGAGAGAGAAGG includes:
- a CDS encoding nitrous oxide reductase accessory protein NosL codes for the protein MVIALASAALQCQPRGPVELPAAPVQCTECQMTIADRRFAVQVHTDKGRVLFFDSIECARRYVSAHPRGVARVYLHSFLDPPRWIEGNEAWVLQWAGIRSPMGGNLGAFASEREARGWVESAQARPEEFKLTRWAELGR